A stretch of Syntrophorhabdaceae bacterium DNA encodes these proteins:
- the recN gene encoding DNA repair protein RecN: MLTYLGVKGFAIIDELRIEFGEGFNVITGETGAGKSIVINALATLMNAKSAPDAVRSSASQAEVVGHFASGDDEYILKRVIGNSGRSRAFLNEEPITLARMEALGGTLISVYGQNEFQHLLDKENYTGILDNLLGLGLERERLAGKVDELKKANAELASRKKEAEGKDREMELLEFQVEEIEKKSIGENEEENLRERLKVLKGAEKIARVFEEMTDGLEGSEQSAQSVLKRYSAMLKALGPIDAMEALRKRVENISYEIEDLLLEMHGISRTLVFDDEEMMRVEDRLSEIFKLKDKYGNTCEEIGSFREGAQERLVYLKGLTGDIDALEKDRKHLAGEVEEMSMALSEKRKRGAPGIERTIIDELGFLSMNGLQFEVLIADKGHVDRDGRDDIELLISTNPGEPLKPLRKIASGGELSRIMLAIKKVVGGEEEKALIFDEVDAGIGGRVADMVGRRLKDLAGVHQVLCITHLPQIAAYGDRHFLVEKQVIEGRTRTAIRELAPEERVQELARMLGGATITDTTIKRAREMLQL, encoded by the coding sequence ATGCTGACCTATCTGGGCGTCAAGGGTTTTGCCATTATCGACGAACTCAGGATCGAGTTTGGCGAGGGGTTTAACGTGATAACCGGTGAAACGGGCGCAGGCAAGTCCATCGTCATCAACGCCCTGGCCACGCTCATGAACGCGAAGTCCGCCCCGGACGCGGTCAGGTCCAGCGCCTCCCAGGCCGAAGTGGTGGGTCATTTCGCAAGCGGCGACGATGAGTATATCCTGAAGAGGGTCATAGGGAATTCCGGCAGGTCACGGGCCTTTCTGAACGAGGAGCCCATTACCCTCGCAAGGATGGAGGCCCTGGGCGGCACGCTCATAAGCGTCTATGGACAGAACGAGTTCCAGCACCTTCTGGATAAGGAGAACTACACGGGGATCCTGGACAACCTTCTCGGCCTTGGCCTGGAAAGGGAAAGGCTTGCCGGGAAGGTGGATGAGCTGAAGAAGGCGAATGCCGAGCTTGCCTCCAGAAAGAAGGAGGCGGAAGGAAAGGACAGGGAAATGGAACTCCTCGAGTTCCAGGTGGAAGAGATAGAAAAGAAGAGCATCGGCGAGAACGAGGAAGAGAACCTCAGGGAACGGCTGAAGGTGCTCAAGGGTGCGGAAAAGATTGCCAGGGTCTTCGAGGAAATGACCGACGGCCTTGAGGGATCGGAGCAGTCAGCCCAGTCGGTTCTCAAGAGATATTCCGCGATGCTCAAGGCCCTGGGTCCCATTGATGCAATGGAGGCCTTGAGAAAGAGGGTGGAAAATATATCCTACGAGATCGAGGACCTTCTGCTGGAGATGCACGGCATCAGCAGAACACTGGTCTTCGATGATGAGGAAATGATGAGAGTGGAAGACCGGCTCTCGGAGATATTCAAGCTCAAAGACAAGTACGGCAATACCTGCGAGGAGATAGGATCCTTCCGCGAGGGGGCGCAGGAGAGGCTCGTCTACCTCAAGGGGCTCACAGGAGATATCGATGCTCTTGAGAAAGACAGGAAGCACCTGGCCGGGGAGGTGGAAGAGATGTCGATGGCCCTCTCGGAGAAGCGAAAAAGAGGGGCACCCGGGATAGAAAGAACGATCATCGACGAACTGGGCTTTCTTTCCATGAACGGGCTTCAATTCGAGGTGCTCATAGCAGACAAAGGCCATGTCGACAGGGATGGACGGGACGACATAGAACTCCTCATCTCCACGAATCCCGGCGAACCCCTGAAGCCCTTGAGAAAGATAGCTTCGGGGGGCGAATTGTCAAGGATAATGCTTGCCATCAAGAAGGTGGTCGGCGGTGAGGAGGAAAAAGCGCTCATCTTCGACGAGGTGGATGCCGGTATCGGGGGCAGGGTGGCCGACATGGTGGGGCGGAGGCTGAAGGACCTCGCAGGAGTGCACCAGGTGCTCTGCATAACCCATCTTCCGCAGATCGCGGCCTATGGAGACCGGCACTTTCTTGTGGAAAAGCAGGTGATAGAGGGCAGGACGAGAACGGCGATACGGGAGCTTGCGCCGGAAGAGAGAGTGCAGGAGCTTGCAAGAATGCTTGGGGGGGCCACCATCACAGACACAACGATCAAAAGAGCCCGGGAGATGCTCCAATTATGA
- a CDS encoding N-acetyltransferase, translated as MIRKAKVEDVKKIHQLINQSASRGEMLPRSLGELYDNLRDYFVHVHEGKVTGTGGLHICWEHLAEVRSLCVADIARKQGVGRALVEACAEEAKTYEINKLFLLTYQVEFFQRCGFVVTDKKVFPQKIWSDCIKCAKFPECDETAMIREIGKSA; from the coding sequence ATGATCAGAAAAGCGAAAGTGGAAGACGTGAAGAAGATACACCAGCTGATCAACCAGTCCGCGTCGCGAGGCGAGATGTTGCCGCGGTCCCTTGGCGAGCTTTACGATAACCTGCGGGACTATTTCGTGCATGTGCATGAGGGCAAGGTCACAGGCACGGGGGGCTTGCATATCTGCTGGGAACACCTTGCTGAGGTCCGTTCGCTCTGTGTTGCCGACATCGCGCGCAAGCAGGGTGTGGGAAGGGCGCTCGTGGAAGCCTGCGCGGAGGAAGCAAAGACCTACGAAATAAACAAGCTGTTCCTCCTTACCTATCAGGTGGAATTCTTCCAGAGATGCGGTTTTGTCGTGACCGATAAGAAGGTGTTCCCCCAGAAGATCTGGTCGGACTGCATCAAATGCGCCAAATTCCCGGAATGCGATGAAACGGCGATGATACGGGAGATAGGGAAGTCGGCATGA
- a CDS encoding type II toxin-antitoxin system HicB family antitoxin: MKHKDLEGLQHTIKAFIRKGEGYYIAECLEIAVVTQGKTLDETVANLAEAVSLHLEGEDLREFGLAPNPTLIITMEVEPLADVA; encoded by the coding sequence GTGAAGCACAAGGATCTGGAAGGATTACAACACACTATCAAAGCATTCATCAGAAAGGGCGAAGGTTATTATATAGCCGAGTGTCTGGAGATTGCTGTGGTGACGCAGGGAAAAACTCTCGATGAAACCGTAGCCAATCTCGCGGAAGCTGTGTCCCTCCACCTGGAGGGGGAAGATCTGCGGGAATTCGGTTTGGCCCCCAACCCGACGTTGATCATTACCATGGAAGTTGAACCACTCGCTGATGTCGCCTAA